Proteins from a genomic interval of Rosa chinensis cultivar Old Blush chromosome 2, RchiOBHm-V2, whole genome shotgun sequence:
- the LOC112187622 gene encoding ectonucleotide pyrophosphatase/phosphodiesterase family member 3, which translates to MGSDTLPMKPSPIPTQDDDPPNPSAALLSFNTDSTSSTSNPSHKPTIIFIFLLLITCIALSAAAAFAFLFFSNSSNTTTTPTSTTTSIDSKARPLAKLNHPVVILVSSDGFRFGYQFKTPTPNIHRLIANGTEAETGLIPVFPTLTFPNHYSIVTGLYPAHHGIVNNHFVDPYTGEFFNMGSHEPKWWLGEPLWETVVNHGLKAATYFWPGAEVKKGSWTCPEKYCQQYNGSVPFEERVDTTLGFFDLPSSEIPYFMTLYFEDPDHQGHQVGPDDPEITEAVANIDRMIGRLIEGLEKRGVFEDVTIIMLGDHGMVGTCDKKLIFLEDLASWIEIPASWVQSYTPLLAIRPPAGVDTADIVAKMNEGLSSGKVKNGKQLKMYLKEKLPRRLHYAASDRIPPVIGLVEEGFKVEQKSSKRQECGGAHGYDNAVFSMRTIFIGHGPQFARGRKVPSFENVQIYNLVTKILNIQGAPNNGSESFPKSILLPSA; encoded by the coding sequence ATGGGTTCCGATACATTACCCATGAAACCCTCCCCGATTCCGACCCAGGACGATGACCCACCAAACCCATCTGCGGCTCTGCTCTCCTTCAACACAGACTCGACCTCTTCAACTTCAAACCCTTCTCACAAACCcaccatcatcttcatctttctATTACTCATCACCTGCATAGCTCTGTCTGCTGCTGCAGCTTTcgctttcctcttcttctcgaaCTCATcaaacaccaccaccacacccacctccaccaccacttcAATCGACTCAAAGGCTCGGCCTTTAGCCAAGTTGAACCATCCGGTGGTGATCTTGGTCTCCTCAGATGGGTTTAGATTTGGTTACCAATTCAAGACCCCAACTCCAAATATTCATCGTCTCATAGCAAATGGAACTGAAGCCGAAACGGGTCTGATTCCGGTCTTCCCAACTCTTACTTTTCCTAATCACTACTCTATTGTCACAGGTCTTTACCCAGCTCACCATGGAATCGTCAACAACCACTTTGTGGATCCCTACACTGGGGAGTTCTTCAATATGGGAAGCCATGAGCCCAAGTGGTGGCTTGGCGAGCCGCTGTGGGAGACTGTGGTGAACCATGGTTTGAAGGCTGCTACGTATTTCTGGCCGGGTGCTGAGGTAAAGAAAGGTTCTTGGACTTGCCCTGAAAAGTATTGTCAACAATATAATGGTTCTGTTCCTTTTGAGGAGCGGGTTGATACTACTCTAGGGTTCTTTGATTTGCCTAGTAGTGAGATTCCTTATTTTATGACACTGTATTTTGAGGACCCTGATCATCAGGGCCACCAGGTTGGGCCTGATGATCCCGAGATTACTGAGGCTGTTGCCAACATTGATAGGATGATTGGGAGGTTGATTGAGGGTTTGGAGAAAAGAGGGGTTTTTGAGGATGTGACGATTATTATGCTGGGTGATCATGGGATGGTTGGTACTTGTGATAAGAAGTTGATTTTCCTGGAGGATCTGGCCTCTTGGATTGAAATTCCAGCGAGTTGGGTCCAGTCGTATACTCCATTGCTTGCAATTCGTCCGCCCGCAGGAGTTGATACTGCGGATATCGTGGCTAAGATGAATGAAGGTTTGAGTTCCGGGAAGGTTAAGAATGGGAAGCAATTGAAAATGTATCTCAAGGAGAAGCTTCCTAGGCGGTTACATTATGCAGCTAGTGATCGAATTCCTCCGGTTATAGGGTTGGTCGAAGAGGGGTTTAAGGTAGAACAGAAGAGCTCAAAGAGGCAAGAATGTGGAGGAGCACATGGTTATGATAATGCTGTGTTTTCCATGAGGACGATATTCATTGGCCATGGTCCTCAGTTTGCAAGAGGGCGCAAGGTTCCTAGTTTTGAAAATGTCCAGATATACAACTTGGTCACTAAGATTCTCAATATCCAGGGTGCACCTAACAATGGATCTGAATCATTTCCAAAGTCTATTCTTTTGCCTAGTGCTTAG
- the LOC112190162 gene encoding enhanced ethylene response protein 5 — protein MAYLSMGEAHRRINDYLNRFCDAVSNQDGDLLKRLLSLSSNNPSILSLADALNVFQDANRLIKQNDNYAQFGEILVHLFRAFQSFRVGSFVDSYQAFEKAANAFIQEFRNWDSAWALQALYVMVYEIRVLAERADKELATNGKSPEKLKGAGSFLMKVFGVLAGKGPKRVGALYVTCQLFKVYFKLGTVHLCRSVIRSIETARIFDFEEFPKRDKVTYMYYTGRLEVFNENFPAADDKLSYALKHCNPRNEANIRMILKYLIPVKLSIGIIPTDWLLQKYNLVEYSNVVQALRRGDLRLLRHALQEHEDRFLRSGVYLVLEKLELQVYQRLLKKIYIIQKQKDPSKAHQLKLEVIVKALKWLEMDIDVDEVECIMAILIYKSLVKGYFAHKSKVVVLSKQDPFPKLNGKPVNS, from the exons ATGGCGTACTTGAGCATGGGGGAGGCGCACAGAAGAATCAACGACTACCTGAACCGCTTCTGCGACGCCGTTTCGAACCAGGACGGCGATTTACTCAAGcgccttctttctctctcctccaacaACCCCTCCATTCTCTCCCTCGCCGACGCCCTCAACGTTTTCCAG GACGCGAATAGATTGATTAAGCAGAACGATAACTATGCTCAATTCGGTGAAATTCTGGTTCATCTGTTCCGTGCTTTTCAGAGTTTCCGAGTCGGAAGCTTCGTTGATTCGTACCAGGCGTTTGAGAAAGCTGCAAA TGCTTTTATTCAGGAGTTTAGGAACTGGGACTCCGCTTGGGCTTTACAAGCATTGTATGTGATGGTTTATGAAATCAGGGTTCTAGCTGAGAGG GCTGATAAGGAATTGGCGACGAATGGGAAATCCCCGGAGAAGTTGAAGGGAGCTGGCTCTTTCCTTATGAAAGTATTTGGGGTTCTTGCT GGTAAAGGCCCAAAACGTGTAGGAGCATTATACGTGACTTGCCAGTTGTTTAAAGTTTACTTTAAG CTTGGTACAGTTCACCTTTGTCGCAGTGTGATAAGGAGTATTGAAACTGCACGTATATTCGATTTTGAGGAATTCCCCAAGAGAGATAAG GTTACCTATATGTATTATACAGGCCGTCTAGAGGTTTTCAATGAAAATTTTCCTGCT GCTGATGATAAATTGTCATATGCCTTGAAGCATTGCAACCCTCGGAATGAAGCAAATATAAG GATGATATTGAAATATTTGATACCTGTCAAGCTTTCAATTGGCATCATACCAACCGATTGGCTTCTGCAAAAGTATAACTTGGTGGAG TATAGCAATGTTGTGCAAGCTCTAAGAAGAGGTGACCTCCGACTTCTTCGGCATGCTCTTCAAGAGCATGAAGACAG GTTCTTGAGATCTGGCGTATATCTCGTCCTAGAGAAGCTAGAACTTCAGGTCTATCAGAGACTGTTGAAAAAAAT TTACATTATCCAAAAGCAAAAGGACCCGAGCAAAGCTCACCAGCTGAAGTTGGAAGTAATTGTCAAAGCATTGAAATGGCTTGAAATGGACATTGATGTGGATGAG GTGGAGTGCATAATGGCAATACTAATATACAAAAGTCTGGTAAAGGGATACTTTGCACACAAGAGTAAAGTTGTGGTTTTAAGCAAGCAAGATCCTTTCCCCAAGTTAAATGGAAAGCCTGTCAATTCGTAG